The Aquila chrysaetos chrysaetos chromosome 16, bAquChr1.4, whole genome shotgun sequence genome has a segment encoding these proteins:
- the IGSF22 gene encoding LOW QUALITY PROTEIN: immunoglobulin superfamily member 22 (The sequence of the model RefSeq protein was modified relative to this genomic sequence to represent the inferred CDS: inserted 11 bases in 6 codons; deleted 2 bases in 2 codons; substituted 7 bases at 7 genomic stop codons), giving the protein MQRACWYVPFFLANPFPFPRGSNSAIHTQVKKKGQACLEFVLTFEDVTLKAMKNGRVIETSPKYTTKHEGKKAELIINAAELSDSGGCTAMXATQDSDPNEQYSSASVTVEETFATMKSXMCDVHTLIRDPAELFVVLNNAKVEGIWLKDGKXITDMKRIWIVKQGAIHKLITDRMGEEHEGRXMFRAKGAESGATVATGDSPVIEESVLEIFAAKSVTVKTKHTASIKVPFKAKPMPKVTWFKDDIEVTKEEKVVTEKTSDXALLTIKTCVREDSGAIMLNLKSHCGSASDSPYLNFVDKPKPPQGKAEFLQHMGKXCKMRWKAPKGNVGKQVTHFVIERRVAGKKLWFKVGVVESNYTTFAIEKVEEGKAHXFRIRAINSEGLIKPLETEEIFAGEPINPLRQVCQPQVVDVRKEAVTITWNSPAQDEGSAVQGXVIEKRKKGSNLCVPVIKEPVQGTRFKVDGFLEDAEXEFRVIAVNCTGPGFLIMPSTSXVAKDPIKPPGLLKVVDFSNSNISLAWQEPDQGDVLSGYILQMXAEDTKKWTKCTKIPFSSTTYTVGGLQERQMXYFXTRAVNEAGMGEAVELQEGILTMPPEGTRFEWDEQSGASMLQLK; this is encoded by the exons ATGCAAA GAGCTTGTTGGTATGTGCCATTTTTTCTTGCCaaccccttcccctttcccagggGTTCCAATTCAGCAATTCACACCCAAGTGAAAAAGAAGGGACAAGCCTGCCTGGAGTTTGTGCTGACTTTTGAAGATGTCACCCTGAAGGCGATGAAGAATGGACGAGTGATTGAGACGTCTCCGAAGTACACCACGAAGcatgaagggaagaaagcagagcttaTCATTAATGCTGCTGAACTGAGTGACTCAGGAGGTTGCACAGCGATG TAGGCTACACAAGACAGTGACCCTAATGAGCAGTACAGCAGTGCCAGCGTAACTGTGGAAG AGACATTTGCAACCATGAAGA ACATGTGTGATGTTCACACTCTAATCAGGGATCCTGCTGAGCTCTTTGTTGTCCTGAATAATGCAAAGGTGGAAGGAATATGGCTCAAGGATGGCAAATAG ATTACGGACATGAAAAGGATCTGGATAGTGAAGCAGGGAGCCATCCACAAACTCATCACTGACAGAATGGGAGAGGAGCATGAAGGGAGGTAGATGTTCAGAGCCAAGGGGGCAGAGAGTGGAGCAACAGTTGCCACTGGAG ATTCTCCTGTTATTGAAGAATCTGTCCTCGAGATTTTTGCTGCAAAGAGCGTTACTGTGAAGACTAAGCATACAGCAAGCATCAAGGTGCCTTTCAAGGCAAAGCCAATGCCCAAAGTCACATGGTTCAAAGATGATATTGAAGtgacaaaggaagagaaagtagTGACGGAGAAAACCAGTGA TGCATTACTCACAATCAAAACCTGTGTGAGAGAAGACAGTGGAGCCATTATGCTGAATCTGAAAAGTCACTGTGGCTCGGCTTCTGACAGTCCTTACCTCAACTTTGTTG acaaaccaaaacccccacagGGGAAAGCAGAGTTCCTGCAACACATggggaa atgtaaaatgagatGGAAAGCACCCAAAGGCAATGTAGGAAAGCAGGTGACTCACTTCGTCATAGAGAGGAGGGTGGCTGGA AAAAAATTGTGGTTCAAAGTAGGGGTGGTGGAGAGCAACTACACCACATTTGCTATCGAGAaggtggaggaagggaaagCCCACTGATTCAGAATACGTGCCATCAACTCTGAGGGCCTCATCAAGCCcctggaaacagaagaaatttttgctGGAGAACCTATTA aCCCTCTGAGACAGGTGTGTCAGCCTCAAGTTGTAGATGTCAGGAAAGAAGCTGTCACCATCACGTGGAACTCCCCAGCCCAGGATGAAGGCTCCGCAGTGCAAGGTTAAGTcatagaaaaaaggaagaagggcaGCAATCTTTGTGTCCCAGTCATCAAGGAGCCAGTCCAAG GTACCAGGTTCAAAGTGGATGGTTTTCTGGAGGATGCAGA TGAGTTCCGTGTGATAGCTGTGAACTGTACAGGCCCTGGATTTCTCATCATGCCCTCAACCTC CGTTGCAAAGGATCCCATCA AGCCTCCAGGACTGCTGAAGGTGGTGGATTTTTCCAATTCCAACATTTCCTTAGCCTGGCAGGAGCCAGACCAGGGAGATGTGCTGTCAGGATACATACTACAGATGTGAGCTGAGGACACCAAGAAATGGACAAAATGCACCAAGATCCCTTTCTCTAGTACCACTTACACTGTGGGAGGCTTGCAGGAGAGACAAAT CTACTTCTGAACCCGAGCTGTGAATGAAGCTGGTATGGGAGAAGCAGTGGAGTTACAGGAAGGAATTCTAACAATGCCACCTGAAG GCACTCGATTTGAATGGGATGAACAGTCAGGTGCCAGCATGCTGCAGTTGAAATAA